Proteins encoded in a region of the Mariprofundus ferrinatatus genome:
- a CDS encoding GIY-YIG nuclease family protein: MPESEGGWFLYLVRCSGGQLYTGITTDVDRRFEEHCSGKGAKFLRGKGPLQLVFSEKVGNHSDALKAEINIKKMHKSAKELLVQRGCIG; this comes from the coding sequence TTGCCGGAGAGTGAAGGCGGCTGGTTCCTCTACCTGGTCCGCTGCAGTGGTGGCCAGCTCTATACAGGCATCACCACCGATGTGGATCGCAGATTCGAAGAACACTGCTCAGGCAAAGGGGCCAAATTTTTGCGCGGCAAAGGACCGCTTCAGCTGGTTTTTTCAGAAAAAGTTGGCAACCACTCTGATGCACTGAAAGCAGAGATAAATATCAAGAAGATGCACAAAAGTGCTAAAGAGTTACTCGTCCAGCGGGGCTGTATCGGCTGA